In a single window of the Leishmania donovani BPK282A1 complete genome, chromosome 6 genome:
- a CDS encoding protein kinase, putative → MQPPQLKPALAGTADVALPAAFAGPSMTYDGSSGKCENLDSNPRSCEEGDEDAGTYSADYRVYQQRPDDTHNATRRRSSSVGQLSVEQVLTSVAPLSSPPQHMAARTRSSHLPHGNGTSADRSASVSLPPAYPDRFSTHAVGDCPAHHGTVSSSWCCDSTCATRTGEANGKVPPEGNGCSERFSPHRIGSALLSSTAETAPGYLLALIGVVTGVLLFLPWSSNPVHIALMVLSSLVGCVCGLLYWISERRWYRRWRHGFYDASGAAAASCSAGGARGWHVESAAVSAGPRYHDHDADDEVSSVGMCCCAGCVSHLIDRQHFRVVLPTAQLLLLGTFVLVSPQVMATWTAPMASTTGRGGGAILADRGAGHAARYGATLYPVEAVWKTCLLHAWIGMRFSLPLLWSLLVGLVHMAVLLAQYQHAGPGTLLTLVVWMSVPLLCFAFAMCITRPRPAVVEEQQHHQLLRGLASGGGAAGYSASYGAGVGEPLPPFVNFSIGRRRDALEATCASVPYSSPSTVTTAAPAPATQYSAHPSRRVVLPPPPVAAYSPASYAQMFSAEGIDGSYLARLKVGEFGSLVRGGSGGVGIAAARYPQANYGGLGTAVPSRYESDQRLIAPQRPVRPRYNAAARSPAPSVQQGAPLLAPKFFDSAGVPPRDDLIGLATPHDITLPPQHGRARDLSAPLYSPSSLSQAVREARYEPAHYPINNMDEVTYPTTSAAAMLPSSGDGTHPSLPLPQTSRQLAPPSRLSIVSSSTPSTMLVSNLEPAPQPRRQRRKHVQQAAAGEVEEAGAFRDDAVDSDGAAAAIVPADSSHQKTRQHRRTGSATAKGQRTWSGVAATAAAAKSMSAAAPAADDDGCANGVDVPNAPVHGRGDDGEEWDSEPPIPAGTSLEDACAPYLVLDAALVIVDVGPSLCRLLGTTVDAVLFRRLPDVLAWLDVVERETAVMLVSAVAQPLRTAAAAVRGEKRGAGAHSTREEKAKKGKGMKRRHSGAQDGMRDNHHDTNENRNASSGAAKQLQKPSEMEVRDNVAEGAPVRRITLRGHCPYYAKASGSTREISAGRCSRRPPFALCFDVWAERLAAPAPSTAGSWRRHRSSAVGGGRPLPTPFVIILRRPLLHGLCDALPLPVALVHPRTGEVLCWNRYAARLTGCTAYDMLGTPAYGSFVYEGLPGAATTAASQGGFSSTGRHLPPPPPSPSVEFASSTHRRQQSSNTAALSAATAAGTVPDGEVASNGFAPPPVKSTSPTTAALLLSSQQTTSTAFSPLQNARLQRQHGGAGSPTFVDQASPPPHAAGLYGTFTVVASQQHRDTPLPGFFYVPCTRAAAAVAGVPLSAVGHSGELAMTTAIGGGGARPSSSSSTGGGPHQISSLQLPWSLAGRGGTVAAAAGHADRVPSQLTAASQSPLSFGVGGGGGDNKNSTSGVAVGARCPRPPPPPPLAAGLDRGTDPYDEAGVATAFETDGSKEAQGDGDEDVMAAPYCSSPVMVHGLLFRATLRPLRGVLCSEEGGVVENQLGGPLRTSASAVEGEHAGGRGAEGNPFFNQPPRAAHEEDSAAVEGKDAEEGQALARDKNMQAHGDDKSGSDDSVEALLSERQPHHRHHRLHRTAAGARMRNSECEEDSGAEDQSDMDDDDDDDTPFDEDDLPKAMAGTMNGGLTLAATLEQLFATKAMACNFGLDKEPAACPRRSAASTVTTTATAASGALLSSELLPQYSLREALQQLAASESPLLLTFSEPPLYATTCASAEALLQERRLSHHRVSSPSPDEHGYSGVLTHANNGGVAAAASGGDCTSVPESYLGTPQAPFLRRQRPQVPALWGDGSSSLQFVAAVKEAVDSYRESIEEDSSGYTDLLGLLSLSGANGGCCPSSGYAARNSSSSLTPTSFGGAPDAAVTTAITADAVRQLRLLKSLSDQLLQATAAYNRTRQSMSSTTCGLSGGCGCGGVAARVSPSSSSPSLSLGLFAAPSVPDADAAHERHLHARRHGSATTPSPHKDPPAGGPLGFSAHQSPFQPPPPPPHLAFTSEEARGAHRRLQGGGPHRRQPGEPAASASTGGSGAHTGIYRDPNSTPFSVASEDVTGVAPSAVGDSRNWALKEPPPPPHHGATRTSGSGGRRDIQDGGASPVKSRPRHAAKSSTASAPLKVSRGRHTGARHGRRGGAGAGASTPAPSPPLVPLDAAVDVAKESRSSGYMGEISGSTPSSASPCGVGGSGRTAAAAPAATSSLNASTLLVAAGSVPAMSTPRPHATGASASALDVATPQTELHSSPRPCDTVVASGEGEASGRGGGAGEDTAAAGGVTSRLTTSPRYQGSLLLSPSLAAAEMGELEASYGTESRQQRPQHRSSPNIISGAGSGSGATPVKRDASPRRRSSAVYRRESSLDVLPSAPLGSGSFRGNGGLVPTSSSASPSAGAGAGGQGTGSPSPHPARTGSGSLNANANAAAAATAAVRSTPRRPGEGAVWAVLVSRDEATIPSCCISVNLGDEFRLGRSSKCTAVVSDSFVSSTQFSIVRTVSASTTAQDSQSPGSGRSERGARRNKAFTVTLYDRSANGTYVNVKKLGKDKSCVLRDRALITFRLSTSQFFLGFVFMLTDERGVPLDDRTGMGGGSGLRSLLDARLSPQPQTGRRTNASSTGGGGKESSSSQNTVMASPNALSTSAARRNTPRALSTPDNSSFASGTPNGSRRAGGGAPRSSRHAHRETIEWKIGEEMLGKGGNAEVYLGINLTNGQLIAVKRVRLPTFAHGSDAEQDPEAKAILQQYRSLQEEISVLSKATHPNIVQYYGSSQNSTYFNILLEFVPGGSLRHLLDNFGALSPGVILSYVHQALEGLAYLHRHNIVHSDFKAANILITEKGKVKLTDFGTARLLTRPHATAARGGGEAQSVTSRTTPGQRKDDPVSVGAGGTLHIAGTLRWMDPALFHNPHSSGAADVTAAATAKDSSDKLGGPTKAGDIWSVGCTMIEMMSGEAPWFEYDFESEEQIVNLLTYTAEPPEIPECPECPDLVTIAQTCLKMDPARRPTCEELLRIVEEATARLQAQSTSPSVSPSREVSQQHPAVPGSVSGAGTGLRSSSTLLCPQMEPGTNSAFASLTANPAAAAYGPGTDDRRRAERVGRPSDSTPMSFAVGGDGGSSAPLSARDAALPTVL, encoded by the coding sequence ATGCAGCCGCCTCAGCTCAAACCTGCGCTAGCGGGTACGGCCGATGTGGCCCTCCCGGCTGCCTTTGCGGGGCCCAGCATGACCTACGAtgggagcagcggcaagtGCGAGAACTTAGATTCGAATCCGCGCTCATGCGAGGAAGGGGACGAGGACGCCGGCACCTACTCGGCGGACTACCGCGTCTACCAACAGCGTCCCGACGACACGCACAACGCGACACGGCGAAGATCTTCATCGGTAGGGCAGCTCTCCGTTGAGCAGGTGCTGACATCGGTTGccccgctctcctctcctcctcagcaTATGGCCGCGCGAACGCGTAGCAGCCACTTGCCGCATGGCAACGGCACCTCTGCGGATCGCTCTGCGTCCGTATCACTGCCGCCAGCCTATCCGGATCGATTCAGCACCCATGCTGTGGGCGACTGCCCAGCGCATCATGGCACCGTCTCCTCATCGTGGTGCTGCGACAGCACCTGTGCGACGCGCACAGGTGAAGCGAATGGAAAGGTGCCGCCAGAAGGTAACGGCTGTAGCGAGCGCTTCTCGCCGCATCGCATCGGCTCAGCGCTGTTGAGCTCCACAGCGGAGACTGCACCCGGATACCTGTTGGCGCTGATCGGTGTTGTGACAGGGGTGCTGCTTTTCCTGCCGTGGTCGTCGAATCCGGTGCACATTGCATTGATGGTGCTGTCGTCATTGGtagggtgcgtgtgcggcctGCTCTACTGGATTTCGGAACGGCGGTGGTaccgacggtggcggcatggCTTCTACGAcgcaagcggcgcagcagcggcttcctgcagcgccggcggtgcccgCGGCTGGCACGTCGAGTCTGCCGCTGTCAGCGCTGGCCCTCGGTATCACGACCACGATGCCGATGATGAGGTCAGCAGCGTCGgtatgtgctgctgcgctggctgcgTGAGCCACCTTATTGATCGCCAGCACTTCCGCGTTGTGCTGCCGACggctcagctgctgctgcttggcaccTTTGTGCTGGTGTCACCCCAGGTGATGGCAACGTGGACGGCTCCGATGGCGTCAACGactggccgcggcggcggtgccatcCTCGCCGACCGCGGAGCAGGACATGCGGCTCGCTACGGGGCCACGCTTTATCCTGTCGAGGCGGTGTGGAAGACTTGCCTGCTGCACGCGTGGATTGGCATGAGGTTTTCCCTGCCGCTCCTGTGGAGCTTGCTGGTTGGCCTCGTGCAcatggcggtgctgctggcccAGTACCAACACGCCGGCCCTGGCACGCTGCTCACGCTGGTGGTGTGGATgagcgtgccgctgctctgcttcGCTTTTGCGATGTGCATCACCAGGCCCCGACCAGCAGTCGTGGAGGAACAGCAGCATCACCAACTGCTGCGAGGCCTCGCCTCTGGTGGGGGAGCTGCTGGCTACTCAGCCAGCTACGGCGCTGGTGTGGgtgagccgctgccgccttttGTGAACTTCTCCATCGGCCGGAGACGTGACGCGCTCGAGGCCACGTGTGCTTCCGTGCCATACTCCAGTCCTTCGACGGTGACAACAGCTGCTCCTGCCCCAGCCACGCAGTACAGTGCCCACCCATCTCGCCGGGTGGTcctccctccgccaccgGTCGCGGCGTACTCGCCTGCTTCATACGCACAGATGTTCTCCGCGGAAGGCATTGACGGCAGTTACCTTGCCAGGCTGAAGGTGGGCGAGTTCGGGAGTCTCgtacgcggcggcagcggaggagtgGGCATAGCAGCTGCCCGGTACCCCCAAGCCAACTACGGTGGCCTTGGCACGGCAGTGCCCAGCCGTTATGAGTCCGACCAGCGACTCattgcgccgcagcggcccgTGCGCCCACGCTacaacgccgccgcacgatcgccggcgccgtctgTGCAGCAgggcgcgccgctgttggcGCCAAAGTTCTTTGACAGTGCgggggtgccgccgcgcgacgaCCTCATCGGCCTCGCAACCCCACATGACATCACCCTGCCTCCGCAACACGGGCGAGCACGCGACCTGTCTGCACCCTTGTACTCCCCAAGCTCTCTTTCTCAGGCAGTGCGCGAGGCGCGCTACGAGCCTGCCCATTACCCCATCAACAACATGGATGAGGTGACGTATCCCacgacatcagcagcagcgatgctcCCATCGTCTGGAGACGGCACCCATCCATCTCTGCCACTCCCGCAGACGTCGCGCCAGCTCGCTCCGCCCTCGCGCTTGTCTatcgtcagcagcagcaccccctCGACAATGCTTGTGAGCAATCTCGAGCCGGCGCCTCaaccgcggcggcagcggcgcaagcacgtgcagcaggcggcggctggAGAGGTCGAGGAGGCCGGCGCGTTTCGTGACGACGCGgtcgacagcgacggcgccgcggcggcgataGTGCCAGCAGACTCGTCGCATCAGAAAACTCGGCAGCATCGGCGAACAGGATCGGCGACCGCCAAGGGGCAGAGAACGTGGAGCGgggtcgccgccaccgctgcagccgctaAGAGCAtgtctgcagctgcacccgcGGCGGATGACGATGGCTGCGCGAACGGCGTTGATGTTCCCAATGCTCCTGTCCACGGCCGCGGTGACGACGGAGAGGAGTGGGACAGCGAGCCGCCCATACCGGCCGGAACCTCGCTGGAggacgcgtgcgcaccgtaCCTTGTCCTCGACGCTGCCCTAGTCATTGTGGACGTTGGCCCGTCCCTGTGCCGGCTTCTGGGTACCACCGTCGACGCTGTCTTGTTCCGCCGACTGCCGGACGTGCTCGCGTGGCTCGATGTCGTGGAGCGggagacggcggtgatgctggTGAGCGCTGTCGCGCAGCCTctgcgcaccgcagccgccgcagtgcGAGGCGAGAAGCGCGGCGCGGGTGCCCACTCTACcagggaagagaaggcgaagaaggggaagggcaTGAAGAGGCGTCACAGCGGCGCCCAGGACGGCATGCGAGATAACCATCACGACACGAACGAGAACCGCAACGCGTCATCGGgggcggcgaagcagctccAGAAGCCGTCGGAGATGGAGGTGCGCGACAACGTTGCCGAGGGGGCGCCTGTGCGGCGGATCACGCTGCGGGGACACTGCCCCTACTACGCAAaggccagcggcagcacgaggGAGATCAGCGCGGGCCGATGCAGCCGACGGCCGCCGTTTGCACTTTGCTTCGACGTCTGGGCGGAGCGTCtcgccgcgccagcacccAGCACTGCCGGCTCTTGGCGGAGGCACAGGTCCTCGGCggtgggtggcggccggccgctgccgacgcccTTCGTGATCATCCTTCGGCGCCCTTTATTGCATGGCTTGTgcgatgcgctgccgctgcctgttGCACTGGTGCACCCCCGAACGGGAGAGGTGCTGTGCTGGAATCGCTACGCTGCGCGGCTGACGGGGTGCACCGCTTATGACATGCTGGGGACGCCCGCGTACGGCAGCTTCGTGTACGAGGGATTGCCCGGTGctgccacgacggcggcaagcCAGGGAGGCTTCTCCAGCACTGGCCGCCAtctcccgccgccgccgccatcgccgagTGTGGAGTTTGCGTCCTCCACGCATCGGCGACAGCAATCATCTAATACGGCTGCGCTGtccgcggcgacagcggccgGCACCGTGCCCGATGGCGAGGTCGCCTCGAACGGCTTTGCGCCTCCGCCTGTCAAGTCAACGTCGCCCACtaccgcggcgctgctgctctcctcacAACAGACAACGTCGACAGCCTTTTCTCCTCTCCAAAACgctcggctgcagcggcagcacggcggcgccggtagCCCAACCTTCGTAGACCaggcatcaccgccgccgcacgcggcTGGCCTCTATGGCACTTTCACCGTTGTGgcctcgcagcagcatcgcgaCACTCCGCTTCCTGGCTTCTTTTACGTGCCCTGCacacgtgctgcggctgcggtggcaggCGTACCGCTCTCCGCTGTTGGCCACAGCGGGGAGCTTGCAATGACGACCGCCattggtggtggcggcgctcgaccaagcagctcctcgagcacTGGCGGCGGGCCGCACCAGATCTCGTCTTTGCAGCTGCCTTGGTCGCTGGCCGGCCGTGGCGGTActgtggcagcggctgccgggCACGCAGATCGAGTGCCCTCGCAGTTGACCGCCGCCTCACAgtctcctctttccttcggagtcggtggcggtggtggcgacaACAAGaacagcaccagcggcgtaGCAGTGGGTGCGCGCTGTCctcgcccaccaccgccaccgcccctcGCGGCAGGACTTGATCGTGGCACCGACCCCTACGACGAGGCCGGAGTCGCCACCGCCTTTGAGACAGACGGAAGCAAGGAGGCGCAgggagacggcgacgaggacgtgATGGCGGCACCGTACTGCTCTTCACCTGTCATGGTGCATGGACTGCTGTTTCGCGCCACCTTGCGACCACTGCGCGGCGTTCTGTGCAGCGAGGAGGGTGGCGTAGTCGAGAACCAGCTCGGCGGTCCGCTGCGGacgagcgcgagcgccgtgGAGGGCgagcacgccggcggccgtggcgcggAAGGAAACCCCTTCTTCAATCAGCCgccgcgtgcggcgcacgaAGAGGACagtgcggcggtggaaggAAAGGACGCAGAGGAAGGGCAAGCGCTCGCTCGGGATAAGAACATGCAGGCCCATGGCGACGacaagagcggcagcgacgacagcgtTGAAGCATTGCTGtcggagcggcagccgcatcacCGACACCACCGTCTACACcgcactgctgcaggtgcacgcATGCGGAACAGCGAGTGTGAGgaagacagcggcgccgaggacCAGTCGGACatggacgacgacgatgacgacgacacTCCCTTCGACGAGGACGACCTCCCGAAGGCAATGGCTGGGACGATGAACGGCGGACTGACGCTTGCGGCGACGCTAGAGCAGCTCTTCGCGACCAAGGCGATGGCGTGCAACTTCGGGTTGGACAAGGAGCCCGCAGCATGTCCACGCCGCAGTGCGGCATCGACCGTGACAACGACGGCGACCGCGGCCTCTGGAGCGCTGCTGAGCTCCGAGCTGCTGCCTCAGTACAGCCTCCGTGAGGCACTTCAGCAGCTTGCCGCAAGTGAGTCACCTCTCTTGCTCACATTTTCCGAGCCTCCCCTCTATGCCACCACGTGTGCAAGCGCCGAGGCGTTGCTGCAGGAGCGACGACTAAGCCACCACCGCGTAAGCAGCCCTTCCCCGGACGAGCACGGCTACTCGGGCGTGCTCACACACGCGAATAATGGTGgcgttgctgcggcggccagTGGCGGTGACTGCACCAGCGTGCCGGAGAGCTACCTCGGGACCCCGCAGGCGCCTTTtcttcgccggcagcgcccgcAGGTGCCGGCGTTGTGGGGTGACGGCTCATCCAGCCTCCAGTTCGTGGCGGCCgtgaaggaggcggtggatTCGTACCGGGAAAGCATCGAAGAAGATTCGAGCGGCTACACGgacctcctcggcctcctctcACTCAGCGGTGCCAACGGCGGTTGCTGCCCCAGCAGCGGCTATGCGGCGCGTAACTCGTCGTCCTCTCTGACGCCCACCTCCTTCGGCGGCGCTCCGGATGCCGCCGTGACGActgccatcaccgccgacgcagtGCGGCAGCTACGCCTCCTCAAGTCCCTATCtgatcagctgctgcaggcgacgGCCGCGTACAACCGCACGCGCCAGTCGATGAGCTCCACCACGTGCGGactcagcggcggctgcggctgcggcggcgttgccgcgcgCGTGTCCCCTTCATCTTCCTCCCCGTCGCTCTCACTGGGCCTCTTTGCAGCCCCTTCCGTGCcagacgccgacgctgcacACGAACGCCACCTTCACGCGCGTCGCCACGGCTCCGCCACAACGCCTTCGCCGCACAAGGACCCCCCCGCCGGCGGGCCGCTTGGATTCTCTGCGCACCAGTCCCCGTtccagccaccgccgccgcctccacatcTCGCTTTCACCAGCGAGGAAGCGAGGGGCGCGCATCGGCGCCTACAAGGCGGCGGCCCACACCGGCGTCAGCCAGGCGAGCCAGCAGCGAGTGCGAGcacaggcggcagcggggcaCATACGGGCATCTACCGTGACCCCAACAGCACGCCGTTCTCCGTTGCATCGGAGGATGTCACCGGTGTGGCCcccagcgccgtcggcgacAGCAGAAACTGGGCACTGAAGgaaccaccgccgccgccacatcacggcgccacacgcaccagcggcagcggtgggagGAGAGACATACAGGATGGCGGCGCGTCTCCCGTAAAATCGCGGCCACGCCATGCAGCGAAGTCGTCCACGGCAAGCGCGCCGCTTAAGGTGAGCAGGGGCAGGCATACTGGTGCTCGTCAcggccgccgaggcggcgccggcgccggcgcctctACCCCGGCCCCCAGCCCGCCACTCGTGCCATTGgacgcggcggtggacgTAGCGAAGGAGTCGCGCAGCTCTGGGTACATGGGGGAgatcagcggcagcaccccGTCTTCTGCCTCGCCTTGTGGTGTCGGAGGGTCGGgtcgcaccgctgccgccgcccctgccgCGACGTCTTCCTTGAACGCCAGCACATTATTAGTGGCGGCGGGGTCTGTACCGGCGATGTCTACCCCTCGCCCGCACGCCACAGGTGccagcgcctctgccctcGATGTGGCAACGCCGCAGACGGAGTTACACTCCTCTCCGCGACCCTGCGACACTGTTGTGGCCTCCGGCGAAGGCGAGGCGAGCGGTCGCGGTGGCGGAGCGGGCGaagacaccgccgctgcgggaGGCGTTACCAGCCGCTTGACGACCTCGCCGCGATACCAGGGTAGCCTCTTGCTGAGTCCGTCCTTGGCCGCAGCAGAGATGGGCGAGCTGGAGGCCAGCTACGGCACCGAGTCGCGCCaacagcggccgcagcatcgTAGCAGTCCCAATATCATTTCTGGTGCAGGCAGTGGCAGTGGTGCAACCCCAGTCAAGCGAGatgcgtcgccgcggcgtcgctccaGCGCTGTGTACAGGCGGGAGAGCTCGCTCGACGTACTGCCAAGCGCGCCgcttggcagcggcagcttcCGTGGCAACGGCGGACTCGTGCcaacgagcagcagcgcgtcacCGTCGGCGGGTGCGGGCGCGGGAGGCCAGGGGACAggctcgccatcgccgcatCCGGCCCGGACTGGCAGCGGTAGCCTCAACGCCAACGCtaacgccgccgcggctgccactgccgcggtGCGGTCGACACCGCGGCGGCCCGGCGAGGGCGCCGTCTGGGCAGTCCTTGTTTCGCGCGATGAGGCGACGATTCCGTCGTGCTGCATCAGCGTCAATCTCGGGGACGAATTTCGGctcggccgcagcagcaagtgCACGGCTGTCGTGTCGGACAGCTTTGTGAGCAGCACGCAGTTCTCCATTGTGCGAACCGTGTCAGCGTCGACAACGGCGCAGGACTCGCAGTCtcccggcagcggccgcagcgagcGAGGTGCGCGTCGAAACAAGGCCTTCACGGTCACTCTATACGACCGCAGCGCCAACGGCACGTACGTCAACGTGAAGAAGCTTGGCAAGGACAAGAGctgtgtgctgcgcgacagGGCTCTCATCACGTTCCGCCTCAGCACCTCGCAGTTCTTCTTGGGTTTCGTCTTTATGCTGACTGACGAGCGTGGCGTGCCGCTGGACGACCGCACTGGCATGGGGGGTGGCAGTGGGCTGCGCAGTTTGCTGGACGCACGGCTCTCACCGCAACCGCAGACAGGGCGGCGAACTAACGCCTCGTCgaccggcggtggcggcaaagagagcagcagcagccagaaCACGGTCATGGCCTCACCCAACGCCCTCTCCACTAGCGCTGCCCGCCGCAACAccccgcgcgcgctctccacCCCGGACAATTCGAGCTTCGCGAGCGGCACCCCGAACGgctcgcggcgcgccggcggcggggccccgcgcagcagccgccacgcTCATCGCGAGACCATCGAGTGGAAGATCGGCGAGGAAATGCTCGGCAAGGGCGGCAATGCAGAGGTGTACCTTGGCATCAACCTGACCAACGGCCAGCTGATCGCGGTGAagcgggtgcggctgccgacgTTTgcacacggcagcgacgccgagcAGGACCCGGAGGCAAAGGCGATCCTGCAGCAGTACCGCTCTCTACAGGAGGAGATCAGCGTCTTGTCCAAGGCGACGCACCCGAACATTGTGCAGTACTACGGCTCCTCGCAAAACAGTACGTACTTCAACATTCTGCTGGAGTTCGTGCCAGGCGGAtcgctgcggcacctgctCGACAACTTCGGTGCCCTCAGCCCTGGGGTCATCCTGTCCTACGTGCATCAGGCTCTCGAGGGGCTGGCGTATCTGCACCGGCACAACATCGTCCACAGCGACTTCAAGGCAGCGAACATCCTCATCACAGAGAAGGGTAAGGTGAAGCTGACCGACTTCGGCACCGCGCGGCTGCTGACCCGACCGCATGCAACAGCCGcccgcggcggtggggaggCGCAAAGCGTGACCTCGCGCACCACCCCTGGGCAGCGCAAGGACGACCCTGTCTCTGTTGGCGCCGGAGGCACGCTGCACATCGCCGGCACCCTGCGCTGGATGGATCCGGCCCTCTTCCACAACCCCCActcgagcggcgccgccgacgtcacggctgccgccacggcgaagGACTCGTCCGACAAGCTCGGCGGCCCTACGAAGGCAGGTGATATTTGGTCCGTCGGCTGCACGATGATTGAAATGATGTCAGGCGAGGCGCCATGGTTCGAGTACGACTTTGAGAGCGAGGAGCAGATCGTGAACTTGCTCACCTACACAGCGGAGCCGCCGGAGATACCCGAGTGCCCGGAGTGTCCAGACTTGGTGACCATCGCGCAGACGTGTCTCAAGATGGACCCAGCACGGCGCCCCACATGCGAGGAGCTGCTTCGCATTGTtgaggaggcgacggcacgGCTGCAGGCGCAGTCGACGAGTCCGTCAGTGAGCCCGTCGCGCGAggtgtcgcagcagcaccctgCAGTCCCGGGCTCTGTGTCCGGCGCCGGCACGGGTTTGCGGTCCAGCAGCACTCTGTTGTGTCCTCAAATGGAACCTGGCACGAATAGTGCATTCGCGTCTCTCACGGCCAacccggcggcggccgcctaCGGCCCAGGGACAGACGACCGCCGTCGGGCAGAGCGTGTCGGTCGCCCGAGCGACTCCACGCCGATGTCATTTGCCGttggcggcgatggaggcagCTCCGCTCCGCTGTCTgcccgcgacgccgccttGCCCACGGTGCTCTAG